The Seriola aureovittata isolate HTS-2021-v1 ecotype China chromosome 2, ASM2101889v1, whole genome shotgun sequence genome has a segment encoding these proteins:
- the LOC130176040 gene encoding uncharacterized protein LOC130176040 → METKTENQRPVNGQLITMPHRDTVRLLEIYVKRSLSLNDGALGDKRAEKKEKWVTKRIRRHSSDPSVHLAEGLNYRETVTLPVVEPPANQPKKHPEESGKTSKKSKKNKKPSFWKAIVGFFSRKTNEDNDEEQDSPSVTAKDSAAEEVSDAAPACLPATPVTSQRKKSMRRKSIKRRFSKRRLSLIKPNKPDITEIEAVVSVEPTYLYYEKVSEELEKIVHEVKEKEEEQRLSDEEVINRIIALTKEQGDAIDDKLRDNPTLSNFFQRMSYSSFQRLADAYLENEATPTNNPPTVLPTAPELVKLAFTLDFTARIAGLSRQNIGHITYLGNRYLQDRFEYKQACTDHPWSDSDD, encoded by the exons atggaaacaaagacagaaaaccaaAGGCCCGTTAACGGCCAGTTGATTACAATGCCTCACAGGGATACAGTCCGCCTGCTGGAGATTTACGTCAAGCGCAGCCTCAGCCTGAACGATGGGGCGCTGGGCGATAAGAGGgctgagaagaaagaaaagtgggTGACAAAAAGGATAAGACGACATTCCAGCGACCCTTCCGTTCACCTGGCCGAGGGATTAAACTACAGGGAAACTGTTACACTTCCTGTGGTCGAACCTCCCGCAAATCAGCCTAAAAAACATCCTGAAGAATCAGGGAAAACGAGCAAAAAATCCAAGAAGAATAAGAAACCCTCGTTTTGGAAAGCTATAGTTGGCTTTTTCTCTCGGAAGACTAATGAGGACAATGACGAGGAGCAGGACAGTCCTTCAGTGACGGCGAAGGACTCGGCAGCGGAAGAGGTCTCTGATGCTGCGCCCGCCTGCCTGCCTGCAACTCCAGTCACTTCGCAGAGGAAGAAGTCCATGAGAAGAAAGTCCATAAAAAGAAGGTTCTCCAAAAGGCGACTATCTCTGATCAAACCAAATAAACCCGACATCACAGAAATTGAAG ctgttgtcagCGTAGAACCGACGTACTTATACTATGAGAAGGTGTCAGAGGAACTGGAGAAAATTGTCCACGAGgtcaaagaaaaagaggaagaacagCGTCTCTCAGATG AGGAAGTGATCAACAGGATCATCGCTTTGACAAAGGAGCAGGGTGACGCCATAGACGACAAG CTGAGAGACAACCCCACCCTGAGCAACTTCTTCCAGCGGATGTCGTACTCTTCCTTCCAGAGGCTGGCCGATGCGTATCTAGAAAACGAAGCAACGCCGACCAACAATCCTCCCACCGTCCTACCGACAGCACCTGAGCTTGTCAAGCTGGCCTTCACGCTGGACTTCACAGCCAGGATAGCCGGGCTCTCCAGGCAGAATATAGGTCACATTACCTACCTGGGGAACCGCTATCTACAGGACAGATTTGAATATAAACAG GCATGTACAGATCATCCATGGTCTGACAGCGATGACTGA